The window TAATTGCTGAGCATGCTATATCCCCCTTTCTTAAAATGTCTTACCATGTCTGTGGAACTTGGAAGGCTTATCTGAAGTATCTTATGATTGTTCAACATGTTTTTTGAGGCAGGATCAGAATATAGTTTTTCTTGATATACTCTGAATCGACTTAGACTTAATGTGGTGATCCAcagaaaattatataatccAATTGTTGCTCCATTTCTTTTGGTGCTCAACTCTGTTTCATTCATTCTTTCATCACTGCCATTGCTTGTATGGAGTTATGAGGTTTGGCCATATAGTTTGGATCTGGCTTTAGCAATGAGGGAGGAAAATTATGAATGaaatctatttcttttatgtgGTTTGAAGTTGGGTTTTGTTTCTGACTTTGTTTTCCACTGCTTCATGAATCATGAATCAAACAGAGAATATTTTGCAACACATTTATCAACAGATCCAGTGTATCCAAATATATGTCTTTGCCATCTTGTCACTGTTACATTACATGCACCAAGTTGTATGGACACTCattcaaaagtaaataatcgatgtcaaaaaatttaaaaacatatacatGTACATGGATTTTTTCGGATCATtggaattaaaagttaaatattttttgaagatAGACTGAAACTTGAAATGTGAAGTGCAGACTGTACATTATCAATTGCTCTCTTTTTATTACAAATGAAGCCTAACTCAATCTATTCTATCCTTCTTTGGGCAGCATGAAGCACACTCTTGCAAGATACAACAAATGTGTAGAATCTTCAGATGCTACAGTAGACGTGCACAAGGTTGAGGTACTGATTATTCCATATTAAGTTATGTTACAAATGAACTTTCATGGCCTGTGTCTAACAGGtctctaaacattttaaaaagtaccCAATAGgtcattaaacttttaattttgtgtgaaCGGTAGGTccttgaactttcaattttgtatgcaataagttcttttaaaaaatgtatgaatttattaaacataaaattaaatgttgaatCATATATTacattaacttttaattttgtttccaatAGGTATGCCCATTTAAaagaactcattcaaatagtTAAATGATCTATTAGacagaaaattgaaagttaaaaaacttaataGATAGAAAATTGTAAGTTGTGAGACTAATTGGACACCTTTTAAGTTGAGGGACTTGTctaacacaaattttaaagtgtaGAAACTCAACGTGTAACTTTAACATTTAACATTTATGTCATTTAGATAAGGTTGATACCTcaaaactattatattttcatcacaattttacaaaacaaGGTTGATAAGGAGTACGGAAATATTTCTACTTGACACTATTGTTACGGGTTATAACTGCTTGGTTGTTTGTTTACTTAAATGTTCTCGGAAGAAACAATGCATTATTCTTTCTAACAGTATctctcccccccccccccggCAGCGAGAGCATGAGGAGGTAGACATTCTACGAGAGGAAATAACAACTCTGCAAATGAAACAATTGTATGCCATCCTACTTGGCGCATGATCTTTAAAGTGAAGTTGCATCTTTTATATGtacttatcattttttttcctgtgCAGACAGCTATTGGGAAAGGATCTCACTGGCTTAGGCTTCAAAGAGTTGCAAAACCTGGAGCAACAGCTAAATGAAGGGCTATTACTGgtgaaagagaagaaggtttGGGTTTGACCATCCCTTTACCTTTATCTTCCTAAAGtataaaagtgattttctGTAACATGGAACTTCAAAAGATTAATTGTACTTTCAAATCTTGATGaaccttttatttctttaggAACAGTTACTGATGGAGCAACTAGAGCAATCAAGGGTACAGGTGacttaatatattttgtgcCATCTGTATAGGACATatgctttcaaattttgatatttaaatgagTTTTAATCCTTGAAAAAATGGAACCTCAGAGAGAGAACTTTGGTGAACAACATGCTAAACCAATGTTTTCGTATTCAGTTTGTTGTTATGATCCATAACACAATAGCTTAGAACATGATAATTCACGTTTTGATGGTCAAATAACTCAAGTGGTTATCATTATTAGTGCTTTTGATGACAATGACGGGTGCTCCCCGTGCCCTGCCTCCACTAtgcaaataataatgaattcaAAACATAACTACTTTACTTTGATATCTATGCGTGTAGAAGTTAGTTTTTCTTTGGTCAAATTTGCCCTTTGTTAATAGACTCAACTACCCGACTTATAACCCAATTTCACAAGGCGCAAGCAAAATTTCTGCTAAATGCACAATGATAATGCGAAGATAACAAACCATGgatttttatataaagttGACCTTCTAAAACAGATCCTACCGTTGAAACCCTACTTAAACCTAATAACGATAGTGGTGGGAACACAAAACTGCAATCAGACAGTAGTTATGAGAAGAAAATTGTAGATTATTCACAAGTTATGGCATGGTCAGGCTATTTCATCCATGCTAGCTAGAAATCTCTAGGAAACAGGGAATGAGATGACTCATGTTCACATTTTTGTTTCAGGAACAACGAGCAATGCTTGAGAACGAAACTCTGCGGAGACAGGCAAGGAGATGTGTTGATCTAACCTAAgaatcattatatatttactaAGACAcaagtttttataattttaccGCACCATGCATTGTAGGTCAATGAGCTTCGGTGTCTGTTTCCGCCGGTTGATTGCCCCCTTCCAGCTTATCTTGAATACTGCTCCCTAGAGCAAAAGAATATTGGCATTAGAAGCCCTGATATGGCCTGCAACTCTGAAATTGAAAGAGGAGATTCAGACACCACCTTGCACTTGGGGTAATGTCTTGCTTTTTAACTGCgtaatgaatttgttttagtCCTACCTGCATTTAATTCTTCTCTAGTTCAATATTATGACATAGTGAGAAAATGGTTTGTTCTTCTCAACAATTCCCTGTCTTCTCTGCTACTGAAAAGATAACATGAAATTGGCAACAACTCTGCTCTTGCAATCTTCCTTCCATTGTATGATTGGtaatgtttctaaattcatCCTCCCTGTTGCTCAGGCTGCCATCTCATGTTTATTGCAAGAGAAAGGAGAGTGAGAGAGATACTCATTCAAATGATTCAGGGGCTCAAATGGGCATATTATgatctctctctcattcatTCTGATTAATTAGAATGGACTGCACAGACACTGACGAGACGAACAGTGAAAACCAGTTTCATCTCCACCTTCAGAAACTGCAAATATTCATTAGGTGACTTTGAAACCATTGAAACAGAGAGAATTAGAAATCTTCATGTAGCAGATGAGATTAGTCATGAAATGGCATTGTTGTAGTTAGTTTTAATAGATTTGGGAGTCATTTGTTAAGAAATTTACGAACTCTAGTCCCCTTCACGTGTAGCTCTGCCTAAAGAAGGAATATTAGCTATTCTTTCTAGGCTATTTGTTAGCTGAATCTGTAATTTTTTCTGCCTTACTTCTATGGCtgaatcaaatttgaaatgcCAATCTAAAAGTTTCAATGTGTATTGAGTTCTAAGATGTCCTCTCTCTTGatatctctatttttcttgtttttcagTTTCCAGAAAGAAGGTAATCAACCGTAAActtgtattatttatattgcAATTAAACAGTAAAGTTTATACATCATAACTCATAATCACAATtcaatatgttaaaaaaagtagaaacaaTCCAACCATGGCTATTGATTTCTCAGTCTAAAGCAATCAAGCAGTTTGGTTATTGATTTCTCAGTCTAAAGCAATCAAGCAGTTTGGTTCTCTCTTCCAAAACATCAGAGAATAGAGAATCAACTTCCTTCCTCAAATCATCTACCTCCTTCTCAAGAACCTCTAATCTTTTATGCAAATTCTGAGCTGCATCACTGCTTTTCCCAGCCGCCACGGAAGCAACAAGAAGCTCAACTGCATCATTCACCTCTTTAATTTCCTTCAACCTCACCCCAGATTCACAAATTGCTTTATGAACAATAAAATCCAACCTATCTAAACCAGATACCCCAAATTCATCATATGATTTTCTCATTTCCAAGAATGCCTCAGCATCTCCACTCAATCCAGAAATCACAATCCCACAaacccacaaaccaatctgTTTCATAATCATCAAAGCACGATGAaccactaattttttttcagatTTCTCAACTTCCACACAAATCTCTACATTTTCACCTTCCTTAATCGGCTCCTTGCTGAAACTGCTTGTTCCTATAGGCTTTAAACGATCAATAGCAGAGGAAGGAGAATCCTCCACCAAGCTCAAAGCATGAGAAAGTTTCAACCGAGCTTGTCCCAGATGAGCAATACACGAAGTAATCGAATTCAAAAGATCAAGCAATTTCAATGTGTATTTAAGAAACTCATCCCCTGATGGACCCTCATGTTTCCGAACTGGGTAGTCAATTTCCAGAAGCAACTTCGCAAACGCTCTGTGTTGAACACGAAGCAATTCGAAGCACCGGTTAATGAACGAAAACGAGAAGATTTCCGATGTGGGTTTACTCAAATCAAACCCCACATCGTTCAAACGAATCGAGATTTGTGAGAGAAATCCCTGAAACGCTGCCGAACCCACTTCCGACTCATGATGGTGGCGATGATTTTCCAGATTGGAGAAGAAATTATGAATTGGGTATTACCCTAAATGATCATGAACAGAGCAAGAACAGAAGCTTGTGATTGAATTAAACGATCTCTAGAGGTAGGGAAGAAATTTTGGGGGTTTCGTTGAATGGCAATGGAATCAACGGTCAATTGGGGTTATCcaatatatgaatttgaagAACTGGGAAGCTTGCGTGAGATGAATCACGAGAAGAAAGGCACCAAAAGATTACGTATGATTCACGAATAGCGTACTTTTTGAAAACGCGTAATTTTACTCTTCTCGGACAATCTCGGCCGAAATCCTTTCCATCATTCTTGTGAAGTTCATTCTTTCCGAGTTCAAGTGAACATAGTAAAATGCATCATGCCATTACTAAAAtgcctttgtttttttaagtattattactatatatatgaaagGGCTTT of the Cucumis sativus cultivar 9930 chromosome 3, Cucumber_9930_V3, whole genome shotgun sequence genome contains:
- the LOC101218805 gene encoding agamous-like MADS-box protein AGL15 isoform X1 is translated as MGRGKIEIKRIENANSRQVTFSKRRAGLLKKAQELAILCDAEVAVIIFSNTGKLFEFSSSGMKHTLARYNKCVESSDATVDVHKVEREHEEVDILREEITTLQMKQLQLLGKDLTGLGFKELQNLEQQLNEGLLLVKEKKEQLLMEQLEQSRVQEQRAMLENETLRRQVNELRCLFPPVDCPLPAYLEYCSLEQKNIGIRSPDMACNSEIERGDSDTTLHLGLPSHVYCKRKESERDTHSNDSGAQMGIL
- the LOC101218805 gene encoding agamous-like MADS-box protein AGL15 isoform X3, which codes for MGRGKIEIKRIENANSRQVTFSKRRAGLLKKAQELAILCDAEVAVIIFSNTGKLFEFSSSGMKHTLARYNKCVESSDATVDVHKVEREHEEVDILREEITTLQMKQLQLLGKDLTGLGFKELQNLEQQLNEGLLLVKEKKLLMEQLEQSRVQEQRAMLENETLRRQVNELRCLFPPVDCPLPAYLEYCSLEQKNIGIRSPDMACNSEIERGDSDTTLHLGLPSHVYCKRKESERDTHSNDSGAQMGIL
- the LOC101218805 gene encoding agamous-like MADS-box protein AGL15 isoform X4 → MGRGKIEIKRIENANSRQVTFSKRRAGLLKKAQELAILCDAEVAVIIFSNTGKLFEFSSSGMKHTLARYNKCVESSDATVDVHKVEREHEEVDILREEITTLQMKQLQLLGKDLTGLGFKELQNLEQQLNEGLLLVKEKKLLMEQLEQSREQRAMLENETLRRQVNELRCLFPPVDCPLPAYLEYCSLEQKNIGIRSPDMACNSEIERGDSDTTLHLGLPSHVYCKRKESERDTHSNDSGAQMGIL
- the LOC101218805 gene encoding agamous-like MADS-box protein AGL15 isoform X2, giving the protein MGRGKIEIKRIENANSRQVTFSKRRAGLLKKAQELAILCDAEVAVIIFSNTGKLFEFSSSGMKHTLARYNKCVESSDATVDVHKVEREHEEVDILREEITTLQMKQLQLLGKDLTGLGFKELQNLEQQLNEGLLLVKEKKEQLLMEQLEQSREQRAMLENETLRRQVNELRCLFPPVDCPLPAYLEYCSLEQKNIGIRSPDMACNSEIERGDSDTTLHLGLPSHVYCKRKESERDTHSNDSGAQMGIL